The Paramisgurnus dabryanus chromosome 6, PD_genome_1.1, whole genome shotgun sequence genome has a window encoding:
- the lmo4 gene encoding LIM domain transcription factor LMO4, translated as MINTTCNTQPPDVRMGALAWKHCVGCGCRISDRFLLFALDGYWHFNCLKCSCCQAQLAEIGSSCFTKRGLILCKSDYIRLFGNSGACRSCSKCIPASEMVMRAQGNAFHVKCFVCSICHNQLVPGDRFHYVNGKLFCERDTPAAHEYRNDHLDGLGKHNISERF; from the exons ATGATAAACACTACTTGCAATACACAACCACCTGATGTCAGAATGGGGGCCCTGGCATGGAAACACTGCGTTGGATGTGGATGCAGGATTTCTGACCGGTTCCTACTGTTTGCTTTGGATGGATACTGGCACTTCAACTGTCTCAAGTGTTCGTGCTGCCAAGCTCAGCTGGCAGAAATTGGCTCATCTTGTTTCACTAAGCGTGGCTTGATCCTCTGCAAAAGTGACTATATAAG ATTATTTGGGAACAGTGGAGCCTGTAGGTCTTGCAGTAAATGCATTCCAGCAAGTGAAATGGTTATGCGAGCACAAGGAAATGCGTTTCATGTCAAG TGTTTTGTTTGCTCCATCTGCCATAACCAGTTAGTACCTGGTGACCGTTTTCACTATGTGAATGGAAAACTATTCTGTGAGCGAGACACTCCAGCGGCTCATGAATACAGAAACGACCACTTGGATGGACTAGGCAAGCACAACATATCAGAACGGTTTTGA